One stretch of Rosistilla oblonga DNA includes these proteins:
- a CDS encoding pyroglutamyl-peptidase I has product MPRVLLTAFEPYEEWRENSSWLTLIELTRWFDGGDDVVTRRYPVDFQAVKHRLAIDMQQDFDLILHLGQAPGASVIRLESFAVNMGSNHCELVDGGPAAYKSPLPLTAWGKKLHDRGVPAQVSYHAGTYLCNATLYMSHHYAACEGLQTQSTFLHLPVAPNQVAARQKPMPSMSVPLMAAGVAMLLEEFLQRSSA; this is encoded by the coding sequence ATGCCACGAGTTCTCCTAACCGCGTTTGAACCCTACGAAGAATGGCGTGAGAACAGCAGCTGGTTGACGCTGATCGAACTGACGCGATGGTTCGACGGGGGGGACGATGTCGTCACCCGCCGCTATCCCGTCGATTTTCAAGCCGTCAAACATCGGCTGGCTATCGATATGCAGCAGGATTTCGATCTGATCCTACACCTGGGACAAGCTCCCGGCGCCAGCGTGATCCGGCTCGAGAGCTTTGCCGTTAACATGGGAAGCAACCACTGTGAGCTGGTCGACGGGGGCCCTGCAGCGTACAAATCGCCGCTGCCGCTGACCGCTTGGGGCAAGAAGCTGCACGATCGGGGGGTCCCAGCCCAAGTCTCCTATCACGCCGGCACCTACCTCTGCAACGCGACTCTTTATATGAGTCACCACTACGCCGCTTGCGAGGGCCTGCAAACGCAATCGACCTTCCTCCATCTGCCCGTTGCGCCAAACCAAGTCGCGGCGAGGCAAAAACCAATGCCTTCGATGAGCGTTCCGCTGATGGCCGCTGGCGTGGCGATGCTGTTGGAAGAGTTTCTGCAACGCAGCTCCGCCTAA